A window from Planococcus maritimus encodes these proteins:
- the fabL gene encoding enoyl-[acyl-carrier-protein] reductase FabL has translation MTEQKVALVTGSSRGLGKAMAIALADEGYDIVVNYARSKTAALDTVKEVEARGRKALLVRANVGDVEKLRGMFETIKEEFGRLDVFVSNAASGVLRPVMELEESHWDWTMNINAKAMLFGAQEAAKLMDKGGKIIGISSLGSIRYLENYTTIGVSKAAVESITRYLAVELAPKNIAVNTVSGGALDTEALKHFPNREELLGDARDNTPAGRMVEIDDMVKTAMFLISDHADMIRGQTIIVDGGRSIVM, from the coding sequence ATGACAGAACAAAAAGTGGCATTAGTGACAGGAAGCAGCCGTGGGCTAGGAAAAGCGATGGCCATTGCGCTGGCGGACGAAGGCTATGACATCGTCGTCAATTATGCCCGCAGCAAAACGGCTGCACTCGATACCGTAAAAGAAGTCGAAGCAAGAGGAAGAAAAGCGTTGCTAGTTCGTGCTAATGTCGGAGATGTCGAGAAATTGCGCGGCATGTTCGAGACGATAAAAGAAGAATTCGGCCGTTTGGATGTATTTGTGTCCAATGCGGCGTCCGGCGTCTTGCGCCCAGTAATGGAACTAGAAGAATCCCACTGGGACTGGACAATGAACATTAACGCCAAAGCAATGCTATTCGGCGCGCAAGAAGCAGCGAAATTGATGGATAAAGGCGGCAAGATTATTGGCATTAGTTCGCTAGGATCGATCCGTTATTTGGAGAACTATACGACGATTGGCGTTTCTAAAGCAGCGGTTGAGTCCATCACGCGTTATTTGGCAGTGGAACTCGCGCCAAAAAACATTGCGGTCAATACCGTTTCTGGCGGCGCGCTCGATACAGAAGCATTGAAGCATTTTCCGAACCGTGAAGAACTGCTCGGCGATGCGCGTGACAACACGCCAGCCGGGCGCATGGTCGAAATCGACGATATGGTAAAAACAGCGATGTTCCTCATTTCTGACCATGCTGATATGATCCGCGGGCAGACGATTATTGTTGACGGAGGTCGGTCTATCGTCATGTGA
- a CDS encoding ABC transporter ATP-binding protein translates to MSSMKRYMKFVKPYYWQIALTIFIGIFKFAIPLFIPLLIKIVIDDIIGAEALSDAEKLSQLYLWLGGTAIVFFLLRPPIEYFRQYYAQYVSNKILYDIRGYLYSHLQRLSLRYYANTRAGEIISRVINDVEQTKNFVMIGLMNVWLDVATILIAIIIMLTMDVSLTIVALLAFPFYAFSVKYFFGRLRDLTRDRSQALANVQSYLHERVQGMSIIKSFALEKHEQKIFNNTNDQFLEKAMDHTRWNAKAFAVVNTITDVAPLLVIGYAGYQVIQGNLTLGTMVAFIAYIERLYNPLRRLVNSSTTLVQSLASMDRVFEMVDEEYDVTDKKDARELGRVDGKLEFHNVGFHYNDGGSEVLSNLNFTVRPGETVAFVGMSGGGKSTIVSLIPRFYDATEGTIRMDGHDLKDVTTHSLRDQIGLVLQDSILFSESVKENILMGKPDASDAEVIEAAKAANAHEFISNLPEGYDTKVGERGVKLSGGQKQRIAISRVFLKDPAILILDEATSALDLESEALIQDSLERLAHDRTTLMVAHRLSTITHADQILVIDNGQLAEQGTHEELLQKRGVYYKLFQVQNIG, encoded by the coding sequence TTGAGCAGTATGAAACGCTATATGAAATTCGTCAAGCCCTATTATTGGCAAATTGCCTTGACGATTTTCATCGGGATATTCAAGTTTGCGATCCCTCTTTTTATCCCTCTGTTAATCAAGATTGTCATTGATGATATCATCGGCGCAGAGGCGTTGTCGGATGCCGAAAAACTCAGCCAGCTTTACTTATGGCTCGGGGGCACCGCCATCGTGTTTTTCCTGCTGCGCCCGCCGATCGAATATTTCCGGCAGTATTATGCGCAATATGTCAGCAACAAAATTCTCTACGACATCCGCGGCTATCTTTACAGTCACCTGCAGCGCTTGAGCTTGCGCTATTACGCGAACACAAGAGCTGGGGAAATCATTTCGCGGGTTATCAATGATGTGGAGCAGACGAAAAACTTCGTCATGATTGGCTTGATGAACGTTTGGCTAGATGTGGCGACGATTCTCATAGCGATCATCATCATGTTGACGATGGACGTCTCCTTAACGATAGTTGCGCTGTTAGCATTTCCGTTTTATGCATTCAGCGTCAAATACTTTTTTGGGCGTTTACGCGATCTGACGCGCGACCGTTCCCAGGCGCTCGCCAATGTCCAAAGTTATTTGCACGAACGTGTGCAGGGCATGAGCATCATTAAAAGCTTTGCGCTAGAGAAACATGAACAAAAGATTTTCAACAACACGAACGATCAATTCTTGGAAAAAGCGATGGACCATACGAGATGGAATGCCAAGGCATTCGCAGTTGTCAACACCATTACGGATGTAGCTCCGTTACTAGTCATCGGCTATGCCGGCTATCAGGTCATTCAAGGGAATTTGACGCTCGGGACGATGGTGGCGTTTATCGCCTATATCGAACGGCTTTACAATCCGCTGCGTCGCCTCGTCAACTCTTCGACAACGCTCGTCCAATCACTTGCTTCGATGGACCGTGTCTTTGAAATGGTCGATGAAGAATATGATGTGACGGATAAAAAAGACGCGCGTGAACTTGGGCGTGTCGATGGCAAGCTTGAATTCCATAATGTCGGATTTCATTATAATGACGGGGGAAGTGAAGTGCTGTCTAACCTAAACTTCACGGTCCGTCCAGGTGAGACCGTGGCATTCGTCGGCATGAGCGGCGGTGGCAAATCGACAATTGTTTCGCTTATTCCGAGATTTTACGACGCCACAGAAGGAACGATTCGCATGGATGGACACGATTTGAAAGATGTCACAACCCATTCCTTGCGCGACCAGATCGGCCTTGTCTTGCAGGATTCGATCTTATTCAGTGAATCGGTCAAAGAAAATATTCTGATGGGTAAACCCGATGCGAGCGATGCAGAAGTCATCGAGGCAGCAAAAGCGGCCAATGCCCATGAATTCATCTCAAACTTGCCAGAAGGCTACGACACGAAAGTTGGCGAGCGCGGCGTCAAATTATCTGGTGGCCAGAAACAGCGTATCGCCATTTCCCGAGTCTTCTTGAAAGATCCGGCGATCCTCATCCTAGATGAAGCGACATCCGCGCTCGATCTCGAAAGTGAAGCGCTCATTCAGGATTCCTTGGAGCGTTTGGCACATGACCGCACGACATTGATGGTCGCACACCGCTTGTCAACGATCACCCATGCAGACCAGATTTTGGTCATCGACAACGGTCAATTGGCTGAACAAGGCACGCATGAGGAGCTATTGCAAAAACGCGGCGTCTATTACAAACTATTCCAAGTGCAGAACATTGGATAA
- a CDS encoding ABC transporter permease, with amino-acid sequence MLHYIGQRLLQLIPVLLGMTFIVFMIIRAIPGDPAQVILGQQASEEAIKALRTSLGLDNPWYIQYFDYLKGLVTGDMGESLRTRSPVSEEIWPYLAATFELSLFAIIIAVVIGINAGIISAWFQNSWFDYLAMILALIGVSMPIFWLGLMNQWIFSIELGILPTTGRENVRDPIDNITNFYVLDTLIQGDFNQLATVLKHLVLPGTALATIPMAIIARMTRSSMLEVMRSDYVRTARAKGVKMFWVVYKHALKNAIIPVLTIIGLQMGLLLGGAILTETIFGWPGIGRYIYEAIGFRDYPVIQSGILVVAFIFVMINLIVDLLYGLVDPRIKYD; translated from the coding sequence ATGCTTCACTATATCGGGCAGCGGCTTTTGCAATTGATTCCTGTATTGCTCGGAATGACGTTTATCGTCTTTATGATCATCCGGGCGATTCCAGGCGATCCAGCACAAGTCATCCTTGGGCAACAAGCATCCGAAGAAGCAATTAAAGCATTACGGACCAGTCTGGGGCTTGATAATCCCTGGTACATCCAATATTTCGATTACTTAAAAGGCCTCGTTACAGGGGACATGGGGGAGTCATTGCGTACGCGTTCTCCCGTTTCTGAAGAAATCTGGCCCTATTTGGCGGCAACATTTGAATTATCCTTATTTGCGATCATTATTGCCGTAGTGATCGGCATCAACGCAGGCATCATCTCGGCGTGGTTCCAAAATTCTTGGTTCGACTATTTGGCAATGATTTTGGCATTGATCGGTGTCTCCATGCCAATCTTCTGGCTCGGACTTATGAACCAATGGATCTTCTCAATTGAACTCGGCATATTGCCGACAACAGGACGTGAAAACGTTAGGGATCCAATCGACAATATTACCAATTTTTATGTGTTAGACACGCTCATTCAAGGCGATTTTAACCAGCTTGCCACGGTCTTGAAGCATTTGGTGCTGCCAGGTACGGCACTTGCGACCATCCCAATGGCAATCATCGCACGGATGACACGCTCATCGATGCTGGAAGTTATGCGTTCAGATTATGTTCGGACAGCTCGAGCTAAAGGCGTCAAAATGTTCTGGGTTGTCTATAAGCACGCATTGAAAAATGCAATCATTCCAGTTCTCACCATCATCGGCTTGCAAATGGGCTTGCTGCTTGGTGGCGCGATACTGACAGAGACCATTTTCGGATGGCCAGGCATCGGACGCTATATTTACGAAGCGATCGGGTTCCGTGATTATCCAGTTATCCAATCCGGTATTCTAGTCGTCGCGTTCATCTTTGTTATGATCAATCTTATTGTCGATTTGCTTTACGGCTTGGTTGATCCAAGGATCAAATATGATTAG
- a CDS encoding FUSC family protein produces the protein MKLGARIFKTGIAIALALFLATLLELPTPVFAGVAAIFAIQPSIYRSYLTLLDQVYGNLIGASIAVIFVLTLGPNYLTIGVAAILAIIIMLKLKLENTVPLTLVTLIIIMDSQSDDFLIFASLRFLTVLLGILSAFIVNMIFLPPKYETRLFQSIHSVSEDVIRWIRISIRHASDHSSVKEDIDKLTEKLTKVDQWYLFYKEERSYTKKQQYTKARKLVLYRQMIATSKKSLEVLRRLNRYENELRDLPEQFHMMVQERLESLASYHEQLYMKYVGKIRPEHSESSGPDAVLKRNEVMSIFVKEINLSTEVEEDEFSVYHLMHVLSALLDYEEHLEHLDLLIIAYHNYHSEEVDPDIENAI, from the coding sequence ATGAAACTCGGTGCACGCATATTCAAAACTGGTATCGCAATTGCATTAGCATTGTTTCTGGCGACGCTTCTTGAACTTCCGACCCCGGTATTTGCAGGAGTTGCGGCTATTTTCGCTATCCAGCCTTCCATTTATCGGTCCTACCTAACTTTACTTGACCAGGTATACGGGAACTTAATCGGCGCTTCGATTGCGGTGATTTTCGTGCTGACCTTGGGGCCGAACTATTTGACGATTGGCGTCGCTGCGATTTTAGCGATCATTATTATGCTGAAATTAAAGCTGGAAAACACCGTCCCTTTAACCTTAGTCACGTTAATTATTATCATGGATTCGCAATCGGATGATTTTTTGATCTTTGCCTCCTTGCGATTTTTAACAGTGTTACTCGGAATTTTATCGGCATTTATTGTCAATATGATCTTTTTGCCACCTAAATATGAAACCCGTTTATTCCAGTCTATCCATTCAGTTAGTGAGGATGTCATTCGGTGGATCCGGATTTCCATACGCCACGCATCTGATCATTCATCGGTCAAAGAAGACATCGACAAATTGACTGAAAAGCTGACAAAAGTCGATCAGTGGTATTTGTTTTATAAAGAAGAACGCAGCTATACGAAGAAACAGCAATATACGAAAGCACGCAAGTTGGTATTGTATCGCCAGATGATTGCTACTTCGAAAAAAAGCCTGGAAGTTCTCCGTCGCCTGAACCGCTACGAAAATGAATTGAGGGATTTGCCCGAACAATTCCACATGATGGTGCAGGAACGCTTAGAAAGTTTGGCAAGTTACCACGAACAGCTTTACATGAAATATGTCGGTAAGATACGCCCGGAACATAGCGAAAGTTCAGGGCCGGATGCGGTGTTGAAACGCAATGAAGTCATGTCGATTTTTGTTAAGGAAATCAATTTATCGACTGAAGTCGAAGAAGATGAATTTTCCGTATATCATTTGATGCATGTTTTATCTGCCCTGCTTGATTATGAAGAGCATTTGGAGCATCTGGACTTGCTGATCATCGCGTACCACAATTACCATAGCGAAGAAGTCGACCCCGACATCGAAAATGCCATATAA
- a CDS encoding ABC transporter ATP-binding protein, which yields MDERKTILDVKGLRTSFFTDDGEVPAVDNVDFHIRQGEVLGIVGESGCGKSVTSLSIMGLVPSPPGKIVSGEILFQDKDLTKLSDKEMRQIRGDDIAMIFQEPMTSLNPLFTIGNQLREALKIHKKDWSKSQIQERAVEMMKLVGLPRAEALLNEYPHQLSGGMRQRVMIAMALLCDPKVLIADEPTTALDVTIQAQILKLIKNLNERLDTAVLLITHDLGVVAETCERVVVMYAGKVVEEGPVHTIFNDPQHPYTRGLLESVPDMRYKKERLYSIPGNVPKPGSIKTGCKYAARCEFAFDRCRVEDPELYQTAEDHKTRCFLFDPKEAKSNDRTVVES from the coding sequence ATGGACGAACGTAAAACCATCTTGGATGTGAAAGGGCTGCGTACTTCCTTTTTCACAGATGATGGCGAAGTACCGGCAGTCGACAACGTAGATTTCCATATTCGCCAAGGCGAAGTGCTCGGCATCGTAGGAGAATCAGGCTGCGGCAAAAGCGTTACCTCATTGTCCATAATGGGGCTGGTGCCAAGTCCTCCAGGGAAGATCGTGAGCGGGGAAATTTTATTCCAAGATAAGGATTTGACCAAACTATCCGATAAAGAAATGCGCCAGATTCGCGGCGATGACATAGCGATGATTTTCCAGGAGCCAATGACTTCACTGAATCCGCTATTCACCATCGGCAATCAGTTGCGAGAAGCCTTGAAGATCCACAAAAAAGACTGGTCGAAAAGCCAGATTCAAGAACGCGCTGTCGAGATGATGAAACTGGTCGGCCTGCCGCGAGCAGAAGCTTTGCTTAACGAATATCCGCACCAATTATCTGGAGGGATGCGCCAGCGCGTCATGATCGCGATGGCTTTGTTGTGTGACCCGAAAGTTCTGATCGCCGACGAACCAACGACAGCGCTTGATGTAACGATTCAAGCCCAGATCCTTAAATTGATCAAAAACTTAAATGAACGACTTGATACCGCTGTCTTGTTAATCACTCATGACCTGGGGGTCGTCGCTGAGACATGCGAACGCGTCGTGGTCATGTATGCCGGAAAAGTTGTTGAGGAAGGGCCCGTACATACGATTTTTAACGATCCGCAGCATCCCTATACGCGAGGACTGCTAGAAAGCGTGCCGGATATGCGCTACAAGAAAGAGCGCTTGTATTCTATTCCAGGAAATGTTCCGAAACCCGGATCCATTAAGACAGGCTGCAAATACGCAGCGCGTTGTGAGTTTGCATTCGATCGCTGCCGCGTAGAAGATCCTGAGTTGTACCAAACGGCAGAAGATCATAAGACGCGCTGTTTCCTATTCGATCCAAAGGAGGCCAAGTCGAATGACAGAACCGTTGTTGAAAGTTGA
- a CDS encoding DUF402 domain-containing protein, producing the protein MAVPAEGETIQIHSYKHNGRIHRVWQETTVLKGTNNIVIGANERTLVRESDGRTWLTREPSICYFHAEHWFNIICMLRDDGVYYYCNISSPFVYNNGSLKYIDYDLDVKVFPDMSYTLLDEDEFEDHKRQMGYPEVIDQILYRNVDKLISWIKQRRGPFAQDFIEVWTSRYEFHKHNRIHD; encoded by the coding sequence ATGGCGGTTCCTGCGGAGGGTGAAACAATCCAGATCCACAGTTACAAGCACAACGGACGCATCCACCGTGTCTGGCAGGAAACAACTGTACTGAAAGGGACGAACAATATTGTGATCGGCGCGAACGAACGCACGCTGGTGAGGGAATCGGACGGCAGGACATGGTTGACACGAGAGCCATCAATCTGCTATTTCCATGCCGAACATTGGTTCAACATCATCTGCATGTTGCGTGATGACGGCGTTTACTATTATTGCAATATCAGCTCCCCGTTCGTCTACAATAATGGATCGTTGAAATACATCGATTATGACTTGGATGTAAAAGTGTTTCCGGATATGTCTTACACGCTGTTGGATGAAGACGAATTTGAAGACCATAAGCGGCAAATGGGCTACCCAGAAGTCATCGATCAAATACTCTACCGAAATGTGGACAAATTGATCAGCTGGATTAAGCAAAGAAGAGGCCCTTTCGCCCAGGACTTTATCGAAGTATGGACGAGCCGGTATGAATTTCATAAGCATAACCGGATTCATGATTAA
- a CDS encoding ABC transporter ATP-binding protein, whose product MTEPLLKVEGLKKYFPITGGMLGRVKGQVKAVDDISFYVNEGETLGIVGESGCGKSTTGRMLMRLLDPTEGKVTFDGQELTSLSASDMRKARRDIQMVFQDPYASLNPRHSIEKILMEPLNVHNIGDPKERKRKVHEFLEIVGLSSYHAKRYPHQFSGGQRQRIGIARALMTNPKLIIADEPVSALDVSIQAQVLNLMQDLQRDLKLTYIFIAHDLGVVRHISDRVGVMYLGNMAELADTESLYEKPLHPYTQALLSAVPVPDPDFVREEVVIKGDVPSPANPPSGCRFHTRCPFKMDICSQEIPRFAEVEPGHSVACHLYEECRPQ is encoded by the coding sequence ATGACAGAACCGTTGTTGAAAGTTGAAGGTCTGAAGAAGTATTTCCCCATCACAGGCGGGATGCTTGGCCGTGTAAAAGGTCAGGTCAAAGCGGTCGATGATATTTCCTTCTACGTAAATGAAGGCGAAACGCTTGGCATCGTCGGCGAATCAGGCTGTGGCAAGTCGACGACAGGGCGCATGCTGATGCGTTTGCTCGATCCGACAGAAGGCAAAGTGACGTTTGACGGACAGGAATTGACCAGTTTATCAGCGTCTGACATGCGTAAAGCAAGACGCGATATCCAAATGGTCTTTCAAGATCCCTATGCTTCGCTCAATCCACGCCACAGTATCGAGAAAATTTTGATGGAGCCGCTGAATGTACATAATATCGGCGACCCGAAAGAACGCAAGCGGAAAGTCCATGAGTTTCTCGAAATCGTCGGGCTCAGCAGCTATCACGCGAAGCGTTATCCGCACCAATTCAGCGGCGGGCAGCGACAGCGTATCGGCATCGCGCGTGCGCTCATGACCAATCCGAAATTGATCATCGCCGATGAACCGGTCTCAGCACTCGATGTATCGATTCAAGCGCAAGTGCTCAATTTGATGCAGGATTTGCAGCGTGACTTGAAATTGACTTACATATTCATCGCTCATGATTTGGGCGTCGTGCGCCATATTAGCGACCGTGTAGGGGTCATGTATTTGGGCAATATGGCGGAGTTAGCGGATACAGAAAGCCTGTATGAAAAGCCGCTCCATCCTTATACACAAGCGCTGCTATCGGCAGTGCCGGTACCGGACCCTGATTTTGTCCGCGAAGAAGTAGTGATCAAAGGGGATGTGCCAAGTCCGGCCAACCCGCCATCCGGCTGCCGCTTCCATACGCGCTGCCCATTCAAAATGGATATTTGTTCACAGGAGATTCCGCGTTTTGCGGAAGTTGAACCAGGTCATTCTGTGGCTTGCCACCTCTATGAGGAATGCAGGCCGCAATGA
- a CDS encoding ABC transporter substrate-binding protein yields MGKKKILSLAFLMLLLLSTALYGCSGGDSGSDGEGGDSESGGEKVLIFGRGGDSVSLDPISVTDGESFKVTKNIFDTLINFGEQDTEIEAGLASDWQAEEDGLTYTFQLQEGVTFHDGTDFNAEAVVANFDRWAAGDADQFPYYKSMFGGFGDEEEHVIESVEATGDYEVVIKLKRPQAPFLKNLAMSPFGIASPTAFEEAGESFGDNPVGTGPFQFVEWKRNDTVTIEKFDDYWVDGEPKLDQVVFRAIPDNSARLNALLSGEIDLADGITPSDSETIENEENLQLFERPSMNVGYLGLTTTREPFDDPKVRQAMNHAIDRQAIVDSFFEGRAEVAKNPMPPVISGYNDSIEGYEYDPEKAKELLAEAGLEDGFTMELWAMPVPRPYMPDGQKVAEAIQSDLGEVGITAEIVSYEWATYLEKAAAGEADAFLLGWTGDNGDADNFLYVLLDQDNIGSNNYTYYEKQELHDLLIEAQTEVDEDARNELYMQAQEIIHEDAPWVPLAHSTPLLAGGTNVIDFKAHPTGSDKLASVDLE; encoded by the coding sequence TTGGGGAAAAAGAAAATTTTATCACTTGCTTTCCTGATGCTGCTTTTACTGTCGACAGCTCTTTACGGCTGTTCAGGCGGTGATTCAGGATCAGACGGAGAAGGTGGAGATTCAGAATCAGGCGGCGAAAAAGTTTTAATCTTCGGCCGTGGCGGCGACTCAGTATCACTGGATCCAATTTCGGTTACAGATGGAGAGTCTTTCAAAGTAACTAAAAACATCTTTGACACATTGATCAATTTCGGCGAGCAAGATACAGAAATTGAAGCAGGACTTGCTAGCGATTGGCAAGCAGAAGAAGATGGTTTGACTTACACGTTCCAATTGCAAGAAGGCGTCACGTTCCATGATGGAACAGATTTCAACGCAGAAGCAGTTGTCGCGAACTTTGACCGTTGGGCTGCTGGAGATGCAGACCAGTTCCCGTACTATAAATCAATGTTCGGTGGATTTGGCGACGAAGAAGAACACGTCATCGAATCGGTTGAAGCAACAGGCGATTACGAAGTCGTGATCAAATTGAAACGCCCTCAAGCACCATTCTTGAAAAACTTGGCGATGAGCCCGTTCGGTATTGCTTCACCGACTGCATTTGAAGAAGCCGGTGAATCATTCGGCGACAACCCTGTCGGAACCGGTCCTTTCCAATTTGTGGAATGGAAGCGCAACGATACGGTAACAATCGAGAAATTTGATGATTATTGGGTGGATGGAGAGCCGAAACTCGATCAAGTCGTGTTCCGTGCGATTCCGGATAACTCAGCTCGCTTGAATGCTCTATTGTCTGGCGAAATCGATTTGGCTGACGGCATCACGCCATCAGATTCAGAAACAATCGAAAATGAAGAAAATCTTCAACTGTTCGAACGCCCATCGATGAACGTTGGCTACCTTGGGTTGACAACAACTCGCGAGCCGTTCGACGATCCGAAAGTCCGCCAGGCGATGAACCATGCGATCGACCGCCAGGCAATTGTTGATTCATTCTTTGAAGGCCGTGCAGAAGTCGCGAAAAACCCGATGCCTCCGGTAATCAGCGGTTATAACGACAGCATTGAAGGCTATGAATACGATCCTGAAAAAGCAAAAGAACTATTGGCTGAAGCAGGGCTTGAAGATGGCTTCACGATGGAACTATGGGCAATGCCAGTTCCGCGTCCATACATGCCGGATGGCCAAAAAGTAGCAGAAGCCATCCAAAGCGATTTGGGAGAAGTCGGCATTACAGCTGAAATCGTTTCTTATGAGTGGGCAACTTATCTCGAAAAAGCGGCAGCAGGTGAAGCTGATGCATTCCTTCTTGGTTGGACAGGCGATAACGGCGATGCCGATAACTTCCTGTATGTATTGCTTGACCAAGACAATATCGGATCAAACAACTACACATACTACGAAAAACAGGAACTTCACGATCTATTGATCGAAGCACAGACAGAAGTTGATGAAGATGCCCGCAATGAATTGTATATGCAGGCTCAGGAAATCATCCACGAAGATGCTCCATGGGTACCGCTTGCGCACTCTACACCGCTTCTTGCTGGTGGGACAAACGTAATCGACTTTAAAGCGCATCCAACTGGCTCTGATAAACTGGCATCAGTAGATTTGGAGTAG
- the nikC gene encoding nickel transporter permease, giving the protein MQKVAGPWKEAWRGFRKSKVAVVGMGIVIFFILLAIFGPLFTPQGINEQNLSQRLLAPSADHWMGTDDFGRDILSRVVYGARISLWVGFLAVIGSVVVGSILGILAGYYGRWVDTIISRLFDIMLAFPSILLAIAVVSVLGPSLRNALIAIAIINVPNFGRLIRSKVLSIKEDEYIMSAKAIGMKDNRILVSHILPNSMAPVIVQGTLAIATAIIEAAALGFLGLGAQAPSPEWGKMLADSRSYLTNAPWTMIFPGVAIMLTVLGFNLMGDGLRDALDPRMKS; this is encoded by the coding sequence ATGCAGAAAGTCGCTGGCCCTTGGAAAGAGGCGTGGCGTGGATTCCGCAAAAGTAAAGTCGCGGTCGTCGGCATGGGCATCGTCATCTTCTTCATTCTTTTGGCGATTTTCGGACCTTTGTTTACACCACAAGGCATTAACGAACAAAACCTTTCCCAGCGGCTCCTGGCTCCTTCCGCCGATCATTGGATGGGCACGGACGATTTCGGCCGCGATATTTTATCGCGTGTCGTATACGGAGCGCGGATCTCACTTTGGGTTGGCTTCCTGGCAGTTATCGGATCGGTGGTCGTCGGCAGCATACTCGGCATCTTAGCCGGCTACTACGGACGATGGGTAGATACCATCATTTCCCGTCTGTTCGACATCATGTTGGCGTTTCCGAGCATCCTTCTGGCGATTGCCGTTGTATCGGTTCTAGGGCCGTCACTGCGCAATGCCTTGATTGCGATTGCCATCATCAACGTGCCGAACTTCGGGCGCTTGATCCGTTCGAAAGTATTGAGCATCAAAGAAGATGAATACATCATGTCGGCAAAAGCGATCGGCATGAAAGACAACCGAATCTTGGTTTCGCATATTTTGCCAAATTCCATGGCACCGGTCATCGTCCAAGGCACATTGGCGATTGCGACAGCGATCATCGAAGCGGCCGCTCTTGGCTTCCTTGGCCTCGGAGCGCAGGCGCCTTCTCCAGAATGGGGCAAGATGCTTGCCGATTCCCGTTCGTATTTGACGAACGCTCCCTGGACGATGATTTTCCCGGGTGTTGCGATCATGTTGACGGTTCTAGGTTTTAACTTAATGGGAGACGGGTTGCGCGATGCACTCGACCCGCGTATGAAATCATAA